In Takifugu flavidus isolate HTHZ2018 chromosome 1, ASM371156v2, whole genome shotgun sequence, the DNA window TATTGTAACCCTTTCCTGAACAATGATACATACATATATTAAGGCCATTGTGTTCTGACAATGTACGTAGCATTATGCATTTTCTGCCATATTAGAATgaacaactttttaaaaacaacagtaaatGTTTACCAGAAtctcctgcctccctctcctcctcttcatctgcagattccTGTGGATTCTATCAGGAACAGTAGATTCTCATCAGATTTCAGCTTATGTTAGTACACATTTTGATTGTAAGgttataaaaatatattatCTAAAGATTAAAAACAGCCTTCTGGGACTGGATTAGGTTTTTCTAGACGTTTAAGGTACATTTGGGAAATCCCGACTAAATCTTACCTCCTTGTATGAAGCTATTTCATTTTCGTAATCTCGGTTGTACTTGCGGATCTTCTGACGTAGCGTACTGAGAGCCTTTGCATTGTTTTTGTTCATCTTCTTTTTGCCTTCTTTGTCCTCCCAAAGCTAGAAGCAAGGTAattcaaaacaaatgtaaacacacattATATACTGTGGCAATAAAACATAAGGTAATTGCCATGTGATTTTATTCATTAGCCTCATTGGTTTAAGGTTTGGGTACCTACCTGGTTCAGGTAGTCCTCCAGGTCAGCCAGCAAACGAATGTAAAAGGGTGGAATGCCTTCTTTGTCCACAATATTTTTACTTTTCAGGAATGCTCGACACAGCTGCTCAAACTCTTCCAAACATTTGGCCATGTCACGAATCTTCATAGCATTGCGGATGGTCTTGATGATGTTGGTCAATTCCTCAAACCTTGATTATTTGATAGCATGCAGAGATAATCAAAAAGCGAAAATATAAAATGGGTCAAGATTGCGATGGACCACAAGAAACCCACCTCTTATCTTTGGCACTGCGTACCACTCTCTTCGTGTCTTCTTCATCATCGCTGAGAAGTAGTGCCCTGTAAAAACAATGCAGGTTGTTGACATCAGTTTTCCAAAGTGGAGGGGAAATACTTCGATTGAAAGCTGTACTGACTGCTTAAAAGGCGTCCCGGTGGCCTTGGGAGTGATCTCATCGGCGGACGAGGACTCTTCTGACTCGCTGTCGGAGCCGGTGGCAAAGAAACGAGACATCGTTGAAGGAAGCCGTCAATCtgtaaaaagaaatgaagtgaGCAATGACAAAGCCTGGCCTGTTGTTAAAGCACAGGCTGTAGCCTCCAAACACGCCTAACCAACTTCATTGACCACAGCTTACTGAAAGACCTCACGTCACAGTAGATTTTAAATAGGCTAAACAGGTTTGCACGCTTTTCTATATGGTTCAGTGTGAAAATGCATGTAGAAAAATTACGAGAGCTGTGAAGGACTCATACATGTGTGTGGATCATCGCCGGTAACGCTACAAACGTTGACATGACATTTGTGTGACGACGTTCAACTAACTTTCCGCCACTAATGAGAAAGGGGTGACGGGAATCCAGTGAGCTCAAACCTGTCAACACAGCTCTATAGAAGCCAACTTCTATAAATCGTATAAAGAGTTATTCGAGCTTTCTCGGTAGTAATGAAAGAGTTGCGCAGAGACGCTAGCGAACACCCCAACATGGCTAAGACAACCTAGTTCTGACAGATGGGCCAACAGTACATTGTAAACGCAACACAAAATAAGAGATTCGGCCAAGAAGCTAATTTTCTCTTATGGATGACATAATCTATTTGAAAACTAAAGCTTTTGTCAGAGCGAGAATTTTCTATTTTGCCTCTAACAGCACCGGACAACGAGTACTAACGTGGCGCGAGGCTGATGCTACGCTAACTTTAGCATTAGGCCGCTCGCATGTGAAGGTATTTACAGCTctctaaaatgacaaaaaaaatcactaatGGCACTTTAAATGTGGCGGCAGAAACCCACCTACGTATGCGTGAAATATATCCTGCCGTATAACGGTCAACTTTGATCAATTATAAAATCCAGTTTGGTTGTACAGCTGCCACAAATAAAAGGCGTGCGACAGCTTTGCCGGGTATTTCcgccaggacaggaagtgagccgtCGAGGCGGCGTCTCTAATGTttaccgccacctgctggaaCATCATGGAAACGCCGGTTCATCCTCAGTTTCTCTGAGCTCTTAGGCTCAGAATTGAAATACAAAGATGTTAATTTTGcagaaaacaaattaaaaaaaaaaacccatacaAATCACCAAATATTCAGATTGCTCACAGCTCATTTATTTAATATAACAAACACATATGCATAGGTACTTTATAGGCCACCAAGTtatacacatatacattttaatgtttctgcTACTATTCAATCAACAGCTGTGGAGCTAAATATGGGATAAGCCATATTATTAACAATCATCAGCTCAAAAAAGGCACTGAAGGTGTAAGGCAATGTAATTAAAAGCCAATAAAACTGTAATTACAGATTACACAGATGCAGTTGGACCTAAAGTAGAGCTGAGCTAGTTTGATattattaaatacatttattgaatAAAAGGTATGTACAATGCAAACACTCTAAAATTAGTATTGGCACATGTTATTGTATTTTCGAGGGGAATCTTGCAAAGTCAGTATCAGCACTCTTCATGTGGTTGACTGCACTTCTTTAGTTCtataacagaagaaaaacacaataaataaaacaaatgtgctTGCTTTTGAACTTTTGAGGGTTTGGGGATGACTTGCAAGTAAGATCtataaattaaatttaataGCTAAACAATTCACCAATGTCATGAGTGGACACAGAGGTACAGAGAGACAGCTCAGTCGTGTGGTCACCACTGAGGCTGCCTTCTGATGGAGTGAAAAGGACGATCAAAATGTGCTGGGGAAACCACCAACACCTCAACTGTCTGCACTCAACTGCTTAAAAAAGTGTCAGTAGCAACTCATACCATCTTTGAGTCTCCTTATTTCTTCTGACTGCACATCGAGTTGCTGTTGAAGTGCTGCACATCCAACACAACCTGCAAGCCGAGATCAAGAAcagtgaaagaaaataaatagcaGAAGGCCATTGCTGagctttcctgtttttaaaatatatattttttaaattgttaatttATTCCTAAAGTTGAGTTGATTTTCAGCTTTAGTGGTGTCAGCAACAAAAATAACCAGGAAGCTTATATGGAGATGCTCAACTTTTACATAAAATCTACATGGTGTGGTTTGAAAATGCTCCGTAGTTAATGAGATAAATGATGTAGTAGTTGATTTCATTGATATTGTGACAATTCATGCTTACTCTGGATTTGAGCTTTAGGTAGTACAGCTTTATGAGCAGCTTCTTGCTGTTTCAAGGCTCTGACTCTGCTGACAGCATTGCATGACAATGATGCTTCAGCAGTGCTGGCTGGGACTGCAGCATCTGAAAGCACATGGCAGAGATGATTTAGGAAATCGATCATTACCAGCTGCTGTGACTAAGCAAcacagtctgttcaatgttcaACACCCTCCGGACTCACCAACTCTTTGTAATTTAGCTGGTAAAACCTTTGGAGCAGCTGTGGGTGGCTTCAAGGTTTTGGCTCTTTTGGAAGCGTCACAGGAAGTTGTTGAGGCTTCAGGTTGTAAGGAGGAATCTGAAGGAAAGAACATGTAAAGAAAACCCATCACATTATGCGTCAGTCAGCCGTTAGTTGAATTAGAAGTTAAAAGCAGTGATATTACAACATTCATTAAGGCCGAATCAGTTCTTacccattttctttctcttggcTACAGGCAAAGGGTCAACTCTGGTTAAAGACTGTTTCTTCACTTGGGACATCTTTGTTGCAGGATTTGTAACTtaatgaaaatgcagaaacatgacacaaaactttcaaaccaaaaaaaccatGAAAATATGGCGTATTCATTGCATGAATTATTAAATTGTGAGCTGTTAAACTGAAGTTACTTCTTGGGatcagcataaattatgacttcATATAGTCCTGTCCAGAATACCTGTGGGTCCCCGGAGACCGTCGGTGCTCGAGGACGCTGCTGTGTTCGCTCTTGCTGAGGGAGGCCTGAGCCCTTGTGCTGCCCTCAGAGTGCCTGCCTGTATGCCACTCAGCCGTGGATTTAGGAGGCCAATGGGCTGCCTGGAACCTACAAAAAAgaattcattcattaaaaaaagaacagaggTGCTAGGGTTATATATTCATTGTATATTGATAAAAGTTTGATTAAGGCTATTATTATGAAAGTAATATATTTACTGTGTAATAAAAGCACTACCTGTTGTTGTTGGGCGGAAGTTGTAAGATACAGGTTTTCCAGTGGTCTTAAACACATGAGAACAGGACGTCACATACATGCAGTATTCAGATTTTTGTTCATCTGGTCCACAACCTACCACATGGGATGGATCAGAATTCCTCAGGGCTGCAGCTTGGGTTTTCTGCCTGGTTACAGGTAAACCTGACATCAAGTGCTCAGGTCGTCCAGGAAGTGCAGAGGCAGGCCTGTATCTTAGCAGCTGGGATGCAGTTTTCAAAGGCGGCAGCATGGATTTAGCAGCAGGCTTGGCCAAGAAGGTTTTTCTATCACAGACGATGTTTGATGGGACTTCCGAATGCACCTGATGATCTGGCTTACTGGGGCCATCCTCGTACAGTTTCTTCTGTGCTGCCATAGGCTTGCCGTCTTCTCGTTCTGTGCTGAAGTTGAACATTTTGCAGGTCACCATTGGCGTGGATGTAATCAAAGCGTCTCCCCTTAAATCCAGTGTGTCGTCCAAGTTAAACGTGGTGGCTTTGTTTTCATCTGCGTCTAAACTATGATGGCATGAAGTGTCAGGGAAACTATCTTTCATAGAGAGACCCGGATGAGAACTGTCTTTAGTGTCaagctgagcagctgcagaggctgtTTCCGTTGGATTTGATTGTGTCTCATGGACGTTGACTGTCATGGTGTCAGAGTGTGTAACTGTAGTCTGGTATTTCTTGGTTGTATCTGGAGGGATTGATTCAACACAACCCTTGTTGGGGGACTTCTGTGGAGACGCCTTGTCCAAAGAACTCTGCTGACTGTCTCTTGAGCTTGTTTCTGATATCGTTATTGTGCCATTCTGTTTGGGTGATTTCATCGTGTTGTTCTGACTGCTTATATTTGTTGCACCAACTCCCCCTAAAATAGTACTGCCAGTTGATATCTGCAGCTTTTCAAAAGTGGAATTTTGTCTATCACTTGGCATTCCAGATGAGAAATTCTGAACAGAACCAGGGGAAGATTCATTGTCGTTTTTGGACCCTTTTGTAGGCTTGTTCACATCTTTCTGCACTTTGGGGCTGCTTGCATTTGACGTGGGGAGATCCAGTGTCTCATTCTCAAGGCCATGTATCTGGGTGATAGCAGGGGCTGATGTATCCTGATTGGACTGTGGGACAATTGTAAATGTGTCGTTAACAGACCCAGTTGGTTTCTGGTTTTGTGCTGTCAACCTACTGGTCGGATGACTAGTCAGCAGCTCCTGACCGCTAGTCACATTAGTGGAAGTGGCCCCAGGTTGACAGTGAGCCTCAGAGGTGACATTCTGTGAACTTGTGCTACACTCTATATCCTGAGTGTGTGAGGCTACACAATCAACAGACATGTCACTGGCGGAGCTGATGTCTCGAGTAACGTTAACCAGGTGGACACCAGGTGTGTCTAAACCTGATGTTTGAATCTTTCTTGTGCTTTGTCCACTGGACTCAAATGAGGGCCGactgtcttccaaagcactttCCATTGAAATATCCCGAGTCACATTGACAGAATTCTTCGGTGTGTTTTTTACTACGGAATTGTCTGACTGTTCACAGAGAGAGCTTGTGGTTTCTGTAACGTTGGCATGGACAGTACTTGACAAATTTTCACTGGTAATCGTGTCCTGTGTGCCAGGCTCtacctccacctctccacccaaTGCTGATGAGGGGAGGTTGTTTGGCAAACCACCCACTGCAACGTCCTGTTTGACTTCCAAGGGTGGCATCTCGCCTTTCGGTGAAAAGTCTGAATCATGTGTAACATCAAGAAGAGTAATTTCTGGGAAGAATCTGTCATCCAACCAGCGCAAAGGAGCATCTACACTTTCAGGGACATCAACCATCATACTGTCTTTTCCTGCCATTGTCTCACCTTTGGACACTTCAGCAACTTGGGAATGGTCTTGTGTTGCATGAAAGAGTCTTGAAGGATGTTCTTGTTGTGATGTCTGATTATTTGAGCTTGTTTCTGATGCAGTTCCTTCACCACTCTGTTTACAAAGAAGCTTTCTATTCGGAGAGTTGGTTTGAGGGCAAAACGTTCCAGCGCCCTTTGACTGAATGACATCAGGTTTCTTATTGACAAGAGGCTTGGGAGTGTTAAAAGCCCGCACAAAGCCAGTCGTTAGTGGGGAAGGCGGCATGCTGTCCGGAGGAGCAGAGTCATTTTTAGACAGCTGCACTGTGGTATCACAGGTGACGTCAAGGAAAGTAATTTCTGGCATACATTCATCAGCCAACCAGCACACAGGAGTATTAGCATCCCCCAAAGATCGTCTTGAAAAGGTCCCAGTGATGTCTGCATTAGAAGGCTGGATCGAGCCAGCATTCTGGGAATTTGTGACCGTGTTgcaaaaggagagggagggtgCAGGCAGATGTGAACTATTTTcatgtggtggaggagaagaataCTTGTGAATATTTAATTGTTTCAAAATTGGTGTTAAAGAAGATTGAAAACCACAAAGGCCTGTTTTGGGATTTGcacctgctggtgctggggTTGAAAATACAGAACGAGGATaattttctccacttttccaAGCAGGGAAACACCCTGTCACATCTTTGTCTTGGTCCAGGAGCTTAGAGGTCCCAGGGAAAGAAACAACTCCAGGTggaatattttcacagcattcATCAATATCTTGAATTTCCTTTACAGGAGTTATTTGTACTGTGTTCTGATTGGCCATGCCAGAGGATGTATTAGAACTATTCCAGAAGAATTGTATTGTTATTACTGCCCCAGATACAATAATAAGACATCAGGAAACATCAATTCCAGGAGAAATTCCCTGACCTTCCTTGAGGACAGTCTGCGAATAAGACAAACTAATTAATGGCAAAAATACGTGTGGGCTTAAGAGACCAATAATCAAGCATTCCTATAATAATTTGCCATAAGCTCCTCCCGTTTTCAATAGAATATTTtaggcattcaaaactaaaagCTGAAGTACGTCGTGTACAGCTCTGCTAGGATGatgtaggatttttttttaaaaaaaacccaactatTTTCCAATCTAAAACAAGGCACTGTCTGGTTTTACCATTTATATTTTACACTGGAGGTGACAACCCATGACCattcaattaaaattaaaatttaagTTATGCGTTAGAGTCGCTTAACAGTTCGGAGCTCAGACAAACCATTGCATTTTGCTGTAACGACCTGCTTGTAATCAAACGATAGCTGTGGAACGATCGTTAGCAGAATGTATATTTTGACTTACCAAACACACTTCTGTCGAGGATTTTCTGTTGTTGCCTGTTTCTTGAAATTTGGTAATTCAAAGGTAATAGTATAATGTAAAAAAGACCTAAATGTTTATACTGTCAACCAAGATCCACTTGGTTCAAATGACGATTTCCTTCGCACTGATTGGATCATAGCAACCAATCACAGCCtcgccctcttcttcttccgcTTCCTGTTCTTCCTCAGAGAGTTTTATGTAAGGAACAGGTCCATTATTTTAATGTCGCCCCCTGACGGCTGAAGTTGTTATTGTTCATTTGTAGCTTCTGGCGTTCTTTAAATGGAAATCCATATGATGGTCTATATGATTCTGCGTTATGCATTAAAATTCTTTGTCCTTTGTTATATATGAATGAATGCCAGAACAAAGACAATAGAGCGGCTAGTCCACGATGCGCTCTTTGCCGACGATTGTGCTCTCATGgcacacacagagcctgacCTCCAAATTATCGTCGACAGATTTGCAGAAGCAGCTCGATTGTTTGGCCTGATGATCAGCCTCAGTAAGACGGAGGTCATGCACCAACCAGCACCAGGCACCAGCGCACCGCCCCCCAATGTATCCATCGAGGGAACTGAGCTGAAGGTGGTTGAGCAATTCAAGTACCTCGGAAGCACCATTTCCTGTGATGGCTCTCTAGACAAGGAGATAGCTCAGCGTATCAGCAAAGCCAGCCAGTCCCTTGGTCGACTCAGAACCCGtgtgataaataacaaaaacatcaaactggaGACTAAAATTAAAGTCTACAAAGCTGTTGTGCAAAGCTGACtgaagtgggaaaaaaaatcaaagtattTATTCTGATTTTCTCTGCTCtattaataaaaaaatgataGTGGGGCAAATGTTTACGAATGAAATGTGAAAACTGTATCAACTGTGATTTTTGCAGTCCTTAAAACTTGAAATTATTGTATTTACATACTGACAAACATACTACAACTCATTATCCcttgttgttttcttcagtttagtcttcagctctgacatcagtggATTTCCGAATCTGGAAAGGCAAAAAAATTAAGAATCCAAATGTTCTGGGTTGTAATATTTAACAGATTATTAACTCTgataatagattttatttaaGAGTGTCTTATTCTCTCAAGAACACTGCAAGATATCCACTTTACCCTGGTTGTCTTGGTGGCATCCATTTAGGTTTGCGTTGTCCCTCATCTTCTTCAGGGGCATCGTTCTTGCTCTCTGGCTTTGGTTCAACTTCCTGTGGATGTTGACGAAGGTTAATAATTTTAACTAAGAAAAAGGCTGAATTCAAAAATAGCTACGACTCTAGAATGAAAGTGTAAGAACAGGAAATTGACATCTCTTACCtttgtctgtgtcttttttaaaatcGGTAAACCTCCAGTGAGACCTGGAAAAATAAGTGTCATTAGTTTCTAATTTACTCATAATGAATCATAACTGAATACTCGGATGATCTTCCTTGTCTTGCTCTTAACCTACCAGGTAATTTTATTCCAATGCCCAAACCTCTCCCTGGAAACCCTACTGGCATTCTGGGTGGTGAGGGTGAAGATGGTGTGGGATTCAGTGAGGGCATCTGTATCAGTGAGCGGGCATCTTTGGGTGGCCGCACCCGAGGGTTTTTAATGGAAATTCTTGACTTTTGTGGAGAGGAATCAAGCAGAGATCCATACACCTGTAATCATCCAAAGAAGCAAAATGTAtgtgtttaatttttaaaaaatttccTCGATAAATATATTGACTATGGAGCAATACCTCCATCTGATGTCTGGAGCCTTGAGtcctgtttagtccaagcagaGTGTCCACATCATCTTCTGACCATCCAGTCTGTGGTGTCTCCGTGGTGGACAATTTAATCAGCCTTGCTGACTCAGGGTCACCTTGTGATCCACATGCTGTTGAGCCTGACATTTCTAATGACATTTCAGAGGGGCTTCTGCAGGGTCCTGACCctaaattttctttttcatctccaGAGACGGCCACAGTGTCCTTCAGAGTATCCTCATTCTCTTTTGGTGCCTGGACAAAAGTGTCCATCTCCGTTGAGGACTGAATGTCCTCTTCTGTTTCCCCTGTGTGGTCTGTTACCCCAACATCACACTCTGACCCAGACTCTTGCTTGAATTTTCCCTGCGATTCCACCGATTCCTGATTTAAATGTCCAGCCTCTCCGGGATGTGACTGCTGTACCTCTGCAGGTTCCTCTGTCACTGTATCCAGAGATCCAGTTTTAGGTCCTGGAACAAAAATATTACAGGCATCTGATTCTGAAGTAGTGGTTGTGCCTTCAAGTGACCCAGGTATGTTTAACGTCCAGAGCTGACTTTCCATCCTCTGTGCCCCTGATCCAGAGGGAGCGTGGTCCAAAAAGTCGGCTCCTTCTGTACAAGAAGACATTTCTGTATGACTTCTGAATTCTGATCCTCCAGACTGACTTGGTTCCACAAACCGCTCTTCATTTTCTGGCAGATCAGATGAgatctcatcctcctcctcagcattcACTGGGTCTATCTTCCAATCCATTTGCAGTCCAGGCTCAGACTCTTTCTGGCCTTTGACACTGTCAGTGTCCTGTGACGACGTCTGTATCCATGGGTCAATGGTCTCTTCATCAATCACCTCTTGAGCACTGTTTGGGCTTGTTTCTTCTATGTAAATCATTGTCACACGCTTTTGTGTTTCCTCTGCTGATATCACAGTCATATCTTTAGCTGTGGACTTTGAAACAGTGTCATTGTTTATTGCCTGTGATGGTTGTTTTTGTGTCACCAGTCCCTCAGACTCTACACCCAAGATGTTGCCACTGTCTGTGCTTAACTCAGACATACTTGCTATTGCCAGAtttaagacctcttcatttctGCCCTTTGATTCATTGTTTGCTAATGTCCCATCATCTTTGAGCCCAGATATCTCCATTTTTAATCCTGCATCTtgtatttctgctgttttcccttCTAAGAATGTAGATTCTCTCTCAGCTTCCTGTCTCACCAGTCCAGATTCATTGAAGTCATCCAGTAAACTCTGGCTCCTGTTGCCCATTTCTGCCATCTCCAGCATTTTATCTTCAAAGAAGTTTACATTTTCATCAGTAAACACGACCACTTCCTGTATCTTCTGGTCACCCTCACTAGCATAAACTTTACTTGCATCATTTATCTCAAGTTCAACCAAAAGCTCTTCTGTTTCACCTTGCAGCTCTTTTGATGTTGCCTgcgtttcttcttcttggtgttTGATTCCAGCCCCCACTGAGTCCAACAATACTGCTTGCATCACAGACTCAGCAAGTGGCTCTTTTCCTTGTGGCGATTCATCGTCAGTGAGATGCAGAATTCCACATCGGTCCTCTTCAGCCAAATCAAAGCTCTCCTGAATATCATCTCCCgtcttctgctcctcttccatgcACTCCATCGTCAGCAAATTGTCAGATCCTGTACGAGGACAATTTTTTTGAACACTCTGTTTGCCCTCCGTCTCCTCTGGTAAAAGCGCAGTCTTGCATTCTTCGGGATCTCGTTCTTCCAGGAACCTTTGTATTGTATTTTCATCTTGCCCTTGCTCATTGTTGCTTGCAGGAAATCCCCTTTGTACTTCCTCAGAAAGTGGAGGATTTAGTCCCTGTGATACAACAAGCTGGCCTTCGCATGTTCCTTGGAGAATGTTTTTAAACTCTCCACTTGCTTCCTGTCCAATGTTGTTGATGGAGTCTACTGTAACCCAGGCGCTGGTCCGTGATGCTTCCTGGTAACAgtcttcatcttctcttccACAATAGagtttctcctctcctgcttgaaTTTCATGGATCAGTCTGTCACTAATCACATCAGTGTCTTCTCTTTTAACATCCTTGCTTTGAATGTCAGTGAGATTAGTTGCATTATCTTGTTTGCCAACAATAACTACCTCGCCTTTAGgtaaatttccattttctgGATGCAACTTGTCATctgctgac includes these proteins:
- the LOC130522275 gene encoding uncharacterized protein LOC130522275; translated protein: MANQNTVQITPVKEIQDIDECCENIPPGVVSFPGTSKLLDQDKDVTGCFPAWKSGENYPRSVFSTPAPAGANPKTGLCGFQSSLTPILKQLNIHKYSSPPPHENSSHLPAPSLSFCNTVTNSQNAGSIQPSNADITGTFSRRSLGDANTPVCWLADECMPEITFLDVTCDTTVQLSKNDSAPPDSMPPSPLTTGFVRAFNTPKPLVNKKPDVIQSKGAGTFCPQTNSPNRKLLCKQSGEGTASETSSNNQTSQQEHPSRLFHATQDHSQVAEVSKGETMAGKDSMMVDVPESVDAPLRWLDDRFFPEITLLDVTHDSDFSPKGEMPPLEVKQDVAVGGLPNNLPSSALGGEVEVEPGTQDTITSENLSSTVHANVTETTSSLCEQSDNSVVKNTPKNSVNVTRDISMESALEDSRPSFESSGQSTRKIQTSGLDTPGVHLVNVTRDISSASDMSVDCVASHTQDIECSTSSQNVTSEAHCQPGATSTNVTSGQELLTSHPTSRLTAQNQKPTGSVNDTFTIVPQSNQDTSAPAITQIHGLENETLDLPTSNASSPKVQKDVNKPTKGSKNDNESSPGSVQNFSSGMPSDRQNSTFEKLQISTGSTILGGVGATNISSQNNTMKSPKQNGTITISETSSRDSQQSSLDKASPQKSPNKGCVESIPPDTTKKYQTTVTHSDTMTVNVHETQSNPTETASAAAQLDTKDSSHPGLSMKDSFPDTSCHHSLDADENKATTFNLDDTLDLRGDALITSTPMVTCKMFNFSTEREDGKPMAAQKKLYEDGPSKPDHQVHSEVPSNIVCDRKTFLAKPAAKSMLPPLKTASQLLRYRPASALPGRPEHLMSGLPVTRQKTQAAALRNSDPSHVTTGKPVSYNFRPTTTGSRQPIGLLNPRLSGIQAGTLRAAQGLRPPSARANTAASSSTDGLRGPTVTNPATKMSQVKKQSLTRVDPLPVAKRKKMDSSLQPEASTTSCDASKRAKTLKPPTAAPKVLPAKLQRVDAAVPASTAEASLSCNAVSRVRALKQQEAAHKAVLPKAQIQSCVGCAALQQQLDVQSEEIRRLKDELKKCSQPHEEC
- the si:ch211-136m16.8 gene encoding uncharacterized protein si:ch211-136m16.8, which gives rise to MDSDGPTSNVGRTLWAAWYYITGAISRFFRSEAVNNVANDPNSFQESAVDNESAACGHTEEEASKKEAEEEHPLTILKVRSSPQVVVAWEHHCPSESHGEPDVMDTPYKTQLTDIQDKASLKGDDAREGGLSQTGWNVELFNAQDNQQRDKRIQSLHTDGQGEMQDYGDCLNSRSLHSKEDTGAEEAAARALTKGDWQRMDNMSIRIKTTDGEDDKADLENEDCDIRQSLRQEEEDREGKGAQQDEDLGFLASEFEGESNLGAKQVINPLSVISQSADDKLHPENGNLPKGEVVIVGKQDNATNLTDIQSKDVKREDTDVISDRLIHEIQAGEEKLYCGREDEDCYQEASRTSAWVTVDSINNIGQEASGEFKNILQGTCEGQLVVSQGLNPPLSEEVQRGFPASNNEQGQDENTIQRFLEERDPEECKTALLPEETEGKQSVQKNCPRTGSDNLLTMECMEEEQKTGDDIQESFDLAEEDRCGILHLTDDESPQGKEPLAESVMQAVLLDSVGAGIKHQEEETQATSKELQGETEELLVELEINDASKVYASEGDQKIQEVVVFTDENVNFFEDKMLEMAEMGNRSQSLLDDFNESGLVRQEAERESTFLEGKTAEIQDAGLKMEISGLKDDGTLANNESKGRNEEVLNLAIASMSELSTDSGNILGVESEGLVTQKQPSQAINNDTVSKSTAKDMTVISAEETQKRVTMIYIEETSPNSAQEVIDEETIDPWIQTSSQDTDSVKGQKESEPGLQMDWKIDPVNAEEEDEISSDLPENEERFVEPSQSGGSEFRSHTEMSSCTEGADFLDHAPSGSGAQRMESQLWTLNIPGSLEGTTTTSESDACNIFVPGPKTGSLDTVTEEPAEVQQSHPGEAGHLNQESVESQGKFKQESGSECDVGVTDHTGETEEDIQSSTEMDTFVQAPKENEDTLKDTVAVSGDEKENLGSGPCRSPSEMSLEMSGSTACGSQGDPESARLIKLSTTETPQTGWSEDDVDTLLGLNRTQGSRHQMEVYGSLLDSSPQKSRISIKNPRVRPPKDARSLIQMPSLNPTPSSPSPPRMPVGFPGRGLGIGIKLPGLTGGLPILKKTQTKEVEPKPESKNDAPEEDEGQRKPKWMPPRQPGFGNPLMSELKTKLKKTTRDNEL